In Saccharomyces cerevisiae S288C chromosome VIII, complete sequence, a genomic segment contains:
- the DMA1 gene encoding ubiquitin-conjugating protein DMA1 (Ubiquitin-protein ligase (E3); controls septin dynamics, spindle position checkpoint (SPOC) with ligase Dma2p by regulating recruitment of Elm1p to bud neck; regulates levels of eIF2 subunit Gcd11p, as well as abundance, localization, and ubiquitination of Cdk inhibitory kinase Swe1p; ubiquitinates cyclin Pcl1p; ortholog of human RNF8, similar to human Chfr; contains FHA, RING fingers; DMA1 has a paralog, DMA2, that arose from the whole genome duplication): protein MSTNTVPSSPPNQTPPAASGIATSHDHTKFNNPIRLPISISLTINDTPNNNSNNNSVSNGLGILPSRTATSLVVANNGSANGNVGATAAAAATVETNTAPAVNTTKSIRHFIYPPNQVNQTEFSLDIHLPPNTSLPERIDQSTLKRRMDKHGLFSIRLTPFIDTSSTSVANQGLFFDPIIRTAGAGSQIIIGRYTERVREAISKIPDQYHPVVFKSKVISRTHGCFKVDDQGNWFLKDVKSSSGTFLNHQRLSSASTTSKDYLLHDGDIIQLGMDFRGGTEEIYRCVKMKIELNKSWKLKANAFNKEALSRIKNLQKLTTGLEQEDCSICLNKIKPCQAIFISPCAHSWHFHCVRRLVIMNYPQFMCPNCRTNCDLETTLESESESEFENEDEDEPDIEMDIDMEINNNLGVRLVD, encoded by the coding sequence ATGTCTACTAATACTGTTCCCTCATCTCCCCCAAACCAGACGCCACCTGCTGCTTCTGGCATCGCTACCTCTCACGATCACACCAAGTTCAACAATCCCATCAGACTACCGATATCCATCTCTCTCACCATTAACGATACGCCTAACAATAAcagcaataataatagcGTTAGCAATGGTTTAGGTATTTTGCCCTCGCGTACGGCTACTTCTTTAGTCGTTGCAAATAACGGTAGCGCAAACGGCAATGTTGGTGCtactgctgctgctgctgccACTGTGGAGACGAATACAGCCCCCGCGGTGAACACTACAAAGAGTATCCGCCATTTCATATATCCTCCAAACCAAGTCAATCAGACGGAGTTTTCACTTGATATACATCTCCCACCAAATACCTCGCTACCGGAACGGATAGACCAATCTACTTTGAAACGCAGAATGGACAAGCACGGGCTTTTCAGCATTAGGCTAACCCCGTTTATAGATACTTCATCCACGTCTGTGGCTAACCAGGGTCTTTTCTTTGACCCCATTATCAGGACTGCGGGCGCAGGCTCGCAAATTATCATCGGAAGATACACCGAAAGAGTAAGAGAGgcaatttccaaaattccAGATCAGTATCATCCCGTAGTGTTCAAATCAAAAGTGATATCCAGGACCCATGGGTGTTTCAAAGTTGATGACCAAGGAAACTggtttttgaaagatgTCAAGTCTTCCAGTGGGACCTTTTTGAACCACCAGCGTCTATCTTCTGCGTCTACCACTTCTAAGGACTACCTTTTACATGACGGAGATATCATACAGCTGGGTATGGACTTTCGCGGCGGGACGGAAGAGATATATCGTTGTGTTAAGATGAAAATAGAATTGAACAAGTCTTGGAAATTAAAGGCCAATGCATTTAATAAAGAAGCCTTGAGCcgaataaaaaatctacAGAAACTAACTACTGGTTTAGAACAAGAAGACTGTTCCATTTGTctaaacaaaataaaaccTTGCCAAGCCATTTTTATATCACCATGTGCCCATAGTTGGCATTTTCATTGTGTAAGAAGATTGGTTATTATGAATTATCCTCAATTCATGTGTCCGAACTGTAGGACAAACTGTGATTTGGAGACTACCTTGGAATCCGAATCTGAATCCGAATTCGAAAACGAGGACGAAGATGAGCCAGACATTGAAATGGATATAGACATGGAAATAAATAACAATTTAGGTGTTCGCCTAGTAGATTGA
- the COX23 gene encoding Cox23p (Protein that functions in mitochondrial copper homeostasis; mitochondrial intermembrane space protein; essential for functional cytochrome oxidase expression; homologous to Cox17p; contains twin cysteine-x9-cysteine motifs): protein MEKPSPTRRQTSSLSTISNGMTMTNDNRDTTNTNSGSTSSNNSQPSSSSTPPAASGPVTDRTKVNYVPKSDDPSSFQYYPDDPENPVNKYKFALKADSQYYDPCEESSKLSFQCLERNDYDRSKCQEYFDAYRECKKQWLTARRKNRQQWE, encoded by the coding sequence ATGGAGAAGCCCAGCCCCACCAGGCGGCAAACTAGTAGTCTCTCCACTATCTCCAACGGTATGACCATGACCAACGATAATAGGGATACCACAAATACCAACAGTGGCTCTACAAGCAGCAACAATTCACAACCATCTTCGTCTTCCACGCCACCAGCGGCCAGTGGACCCGTAACGGACAGAACCAAAGTCAACTATGTACCAAAGAGCGACGATCCGTCGTCATTTCAATACTACCCAGACGACCCGGAGAACCCGGTCAATAAGTATAAATTCGCGTTAAAGGCTGACAGTCAGTACTATGATCCTTGTGAGGAGTCCTCCAAGCTCAGTTTTCAGTGCCTCGAGCGCAACGATTACGACCGATCCAAGTGccaagaatattttgacgCATACCGCGAATGCAAGAAACAATGGCTGACAGCCAGGAGGAAAAACAGACAGCAGTGGGAATGA
- the TOM71 gene encoding protein channel TOM71 (Mitochondrial outer membrane protein; probable minor component of the TOM (translocase of outer membrane) complex responsible for recognition and import of mitochondrially directed proteins; unique role in the dual distribution of tail-anchored proteins between mitochondria and peroxisomes; TOM71 has a paralog, TOM70, that arose from the whole genome duplication): protein MAENSLLRFITKNKVAILATVSAGTAAVGAYVYYQQIKQQQQQQLKGTKDNRRQSEAFAGQNEDEADLKDDGSVVSGSNKRKKKKNKRKRNNKAKSGEGFDYPSLPNGEPDIAQLKGLSPSQRQAYAVQLKNRGNHFFTAKNFNEAIKYYQYAIELDPNEPVFYSNISACYISTGDLEKVIEFTTKALEIKPDHSKALLRRASANESLGNFTDAMFDLSVLSLNGDFDGASIEPMLERNLNKQAMKVLNENLSKDEGRGSQVLPSNTSLASFFGIFDSHLEVSSVNTSSNYDTAYALLSDALQRLYSATDEGYLVANDLLTKSTDMYHSLLSANTVDDPLRENAALALCYTGIFHFLKNNLLDAQVLLQESINLHPTPNSYIFLALTLADKENSQEFFKFFQKAVDLNPEYPPTYYHRGQMYFILQDYKNAKEDFQKAQSLNPENVYPYIQLACLLYKQGKFTESEAFFNETKLKFPTLPEVPTFFAEILTDRGDFDTAIKQYDIAKRLEEVQEKIHVGIGPLIGKATILARQSSQDPTQLDEEKFNAAIKLLTKACELDPRSEQAKIGLAQLKLQMEKIDEAIELFEDSAILARTMDEKLQATTFAEAAKIQKRLRADPIISAKMELTLARYRAKGML from the coding sequence ATGGCCGAAAACTCCCTCCTGAGGTTTATCACCAAGAACAAAGTGGCCATCCTAGCAACGGTCTCTGCGGGGACTGCTGCTGTGGGTGCTTATGTTTACTACCAGCAAATtaagcagcagcaacagcagcaattGAAGGGTACAAAAGACAACCGACGTCAAAGTGAGGCCTTTGCTGGTCAAAATGAAGACGAGGCGGACTTAAAGGACGACGGCAGCGTCGTAAGTGGAAGTAAtaagaggaagaagaagaagaataaacGCAAGAGGAACAATAAGGCAAAATCGGGAGAAGGGTTTGACTATCCCTCCTTGCCCAATGGCGAGCCTGATATTGCCCAATTGAAAGGCCTATCACCCTCCCAGAGACAAGCGTATGCCGTGCAACTGAAGAACAGAGGTAACCACTTCTTCACTGCTAAGAATTTTAATGAGGCCATCAAATACTACCAGTATGCCATTGAGCTGGACCCGAATGAACCAGTGttctattccaacatatCTGCTTGTTACATTTCTACGGGCGACTTAGAGAAGGTTATAGAGTTCACTACAAAGGCACTTGAGATAAAACCTGACCATTCTAAAGCCTTGCTGAGACGTGCATCTGCCAACGAGTCACTGGGCAACTTCACTGATGCTATGTTTGATCTATCTGTTTTGTCATTGAATGGTGACTTTGATGGAGCCTCCATTGAACCTATGCTGGAAAGAAATTTAAATAAGCAAGCAATGAAAGTACTAAATGAAAACCTATCGAAGGATGAAGGCAGAGGCTCGCAGGTTTTGCCGTCTAACACATCTCTGGCGTCATTTTTTGGGATTTTTGACTCTCACTTAGAAGTTTCTAGTGTGAACACCAGTTCAAACTACGATACTGCATACGCTCTATTGTCAGATGCTTTGCAAAGACTATATTCTGCAACAGATGAAGGTTACTTAGTAGCAAACGATCTTTTAACAAAGTCCACTGACATGTACCACTCTCTACTTTCTGCAAATACAGTGGACGATCCTTTAAGAGAGAATGCTGCCTTGGCATTGTGCTACACGGgtattttccatttcttaAAAAATAACCTGTTAGATGCCCAAGTTCTTTTACAAGAATCTATAAACCTGCATCCAACACCAAATTCGTACATATTTTTGGCATTGACCTTGGCCGATAAAGAAAACTctcaagaatttttcaaatttttccaaaaagcTGTTGATCTAAACCCTGAGTATCCGCCAACCTATTACCACCGTGGGCAGATGTATTTTATTCTACAAGATTATAAAAATGCCAAGGAAGATTTCCAAAAGGCCCAAAGCTTGAACCCTGAAAATGTTTATCCCTACATTCAATTAGCCTGTTTGTTGTACAAGCAAGGTAAATTTACCGAATCTGAagcttttttcaatgaaacaAAGTTGAAGTTTCCTACCTTACCTGAGGTGCCCACCTTTTTCGCTGAAATCTTGACAGATAGGGGCGATTTTGATACTGCAATTAAACAATATGATATTGCTAAAAGGTTGGAAGAAgtgcaagaaaaaatacatgTGGGTATAGGACCCTTGATTGGGAAAGCAACTATATTAGCTAGACAATCCTCTCAAGATCCAACCCAGTTGgatgaagagaaattcaACGCAGCCATTAAGCTGCTGACAAAAGCCTGTGAATTAGATCCACGATCTGAACAAGCGAAGATCGGGTTAGCACAACTAAAATTacaaatggaaaaaattgacGAGGCCATAGAATTGTTTGAAGATTCTGCAATTTTAGCAAGAACTATGGATGAAAAACTTCAAGCTACTACCTTCGCGGAAGCTGCAAAGATACAAAAGCGTTTGAGGGCTGATCCAATCATAAGTGCAAAGATGGAGCTAACATTAGCTCGTTATAGGGCTAAAGGCATGCTTTAG
- the ORC6 gene encoding origin recognition complex subunit 6 (Subunit of the origin recognition complex (ORC); ORC directs DNA replication by binding to replication origins and is also involved in transcriptional silencing; phosphorylated by Cdc28p; mutation in the human Orc6p is linked to Meier-Gorlin syndrome) — protein MSMQQVQHCVAEVLRLDPQEKPDWSSGYLKKLTNATSILYNTSLNKVMLKQDEEVARCHICAYIASQKMNEKHMPDLCYYIDSIPLEPKKAKHLMNLFRQSLSNSSPMKQFAWTPSPKKNKRSPVKNGGRFTSSDPKELRNQLFGTPTKVRKSQNNDSFVIPELPPMQTNESPSITRRKLAFEEDEDEDEEEPGNDGLSLKSHSNKSITGTRNVDSDEYENHESDPTSEEEPLGVQESRSGRTKQNKAVGKPQSELKTAKALRKRGRIPNSLLVKKYCKMTTEEIIRLCNDFELPREVAYKIVDEYNINASRLVCPWQLVCGLVLNCTFIVFNERRRKDPRIDHFIVSKMCSLMLTSKVDDVIECVKLVKELIIGEKWFRDLQIRYDDFDGIRYDEIIFRKLGSMLQTTNILVTDDQYNIWKKRIEMDLALTEPL, from the coding sequence ATGTCCATGCAACAAGTCCAACATTGTGTCGCAGAAGTACTTCGACTAGATCCACAAGAAAAACCGGACTGGTCGAGCGgatatttgaagaagttgacTAATGCGACATCgattttatataatacTTCACTGAACAAGGTAATGCTGAAACAAGATGAAGAGGTTGCTAGATGTCACATATGTGCATACATAGCGTCAcagaaaatgaatgaaaaaCACATGCCTGACCTTTGCTATTATATAGACAGTATTCCCTTGGAGCCGAAAAAAGCCAAGCATTTAATGAACCTTTTCAGACAAAGTTTATCTAATTCTTCACCTATGAAACAATTTGCTTGGACACCGAGCCCCAAAAAGAACAAACGCAGTCCAGTAAAGAACGGTGGGAGGTTTACTTCTTCTGATCCGAAAGAGTTGAGGAATCAACTGTTTGGTACACCAACTAAAGTTAGGAAAAGCCAAAATAATGATTCGTTCGTAATACCAGAACTACCCCCCATGCAAACCAATGAATCGCCGTCTATTACTAGGAGAAAGTTAGCATTTGAAGAGGATGAggatgaggatgaagaggaaCCAGGAAACGACGGTTTGTCTTTAAAAAGCCATAGTAATAAGAGCATTACTGGAACCAGAAATGTAGATTCTGATGAGTATGAAAACCATGAAAGTGACCCTACAAGTGAGGAAGAGCCATTAGGTGTGCAAGAAAGCAGAAGCGGGAGAACGAAACAAAATAAGGCAGTTGGAAAACCGCAATCAGAATTGAAGACGGCAAAAGCCCTGAGGAAAAGGGGCAGAATACCAAATTCTTTGTTAGTAAAGAAGTATTGCAAAATGACTACTGAAGAAATAATACGGCTTTGCAACGATTTTGAATTACCAAGAGAAGTAGCATATAAAATTGTGGATGAGTACAACATAAACGCGTCAAGATTGGTTTGCCCATGGCAATTAGTGTGTGGGTTAGTATTAAATTGTACATTCATTGTatttaatgaaagaagaCGCAAGGATCCAAGAATTGACCATTTTATAGTCAGTAAGATGTGCAGCTTGATGTTGACGTCAAAAGTGGATGATGTTATTGAATGTGTAAAATTAGTGAAGGAATTAATTATCGGTGAAAAATGGTTCAGAGATTTGCAAATTAGGtatgatgattttgatgGCATCAGATACGATGAAATTATATTTAGGAAACTGGGATCGATGTTACAAACCACCAATATTTTGGTCACAGACGACCAGTACAatatttggaagaaaagaattgaaaTGGATTTGGCATTAACAGAACCTTTATAA
- the SET1 gene encoding histone methyltransferase SET1 (Histone methyltransferase, subunit of the COMPASS (Set1C) complex; COMPASS methylates histone H3K4; Set1p-dependent H3K4 trimethylation recruits Nrd1p, allowing efficient termination of snoRNAs and cryptic unstable transcripts (CUTs) by Nrd1p-Nab3p-Sen1p pathway; modulates histone acetylation levels in promoter proximal regions to ensure efficient Nrd1p-dependent termination; required in transcriptional silencing near telomeres and at silent mating type loci; has a SET domain): protein MSNYYRRAHASSGSYRQPQEQPQYSRSGHYQYSNGHSHQQYSSQYNQRRRYNHNDGTRRRYNDDRPHSSNNASTRQYYATNNSQSGPYVNKKSDISSRRGMSQSRYSNSNVHNTLASSSGSLPTESALLLQQRPPSVLRYNTDNLKSKFHYFDPIKGEFFNKDKMLSWKATDKEFSETGYYVVKELQDGQFKFKIKHRHPEIKASDPRNENGIMTSGKVATHRKCRNSLILLPRISYDRYSLGPPPSCEIVVYPAQDSTTTNIQDISIKNYFKKYGEISHFEAFNDPNSALPLHVYLIKYASSDGKINDAAKAAFSAVRKHESSGCFIMGFKFEVILNKHSILNNIISKFVEINVKKLQKLQENLKKAKEKEAENEKAKELQGKDITLPKEPKVDTLSHSSGSEKRIPYDLLGVVNNRPVLHVSKIFVAKHRFCVEDFKYKLRGYRCAKFIDHPTGIYIIFNDIAHAQTCSNAESGNLTIMSRSRRIPILIKFHLILPRFQNRTRFNKSSSSSNSTNVPIKYESKEEFIEATAKQILKDLEKTLHVDIKKRLIGPTVFDALDHANFPELLAKRELKEKEKRQQIASKIAEDELKRKEEAKRDFDLFGLYGGYAKSNKRNLKRHNSLALDHTSLKRKKLSNGIKPMAHLLNEETDSKETTPLNDEGITRVSKEHDEEDENMTSSSSEEEEEEAPDKKFKSESEPTTPESDHLHGIKPLVPDQNGSSDVLDASSMYKPTATEIPEPVYPPEEYDLKYSQTLSSMDLQNAIKDEEDMLILKQLLSTYTPTVTPETSAALEYKIWQSRRKVLEEEKASDWQIELNGTLFDSELQPGSSFKAEGFRKIADKLKINYLPHRRRVHQPLNTVNIHNERNEYTPELCQREESSNKEPSDSVPQEVSSSRDNRASNRRFQQDIEAQKAAIGTESELLSLNQLNKRKKPVMFARSAIHNWGLYALDSIAAKEMIIEYVGERIRQPVAEMREKRYLKNGIGSSYLFRVDENTVIDATKKGGIARFINHCCDPNCTAKIIKVGGRRRIVIYALRDIAASEELTYDYKFEREKDDEERLPCLCGAPNCKGFLN, encoded by the coding sequence ATGTCAAATTACTATAGAAGAGCACACGCGTCTTCTGGTTCATACAGACAACCCCAGGAACAGCCTCAATATTCGCGTTCTGGTCACTATCAGTATTCAAACGGCCATTCTCACCAACAATATTCTAGTCAATATAATCAACGTCGACGTTATAACCATAATGATGGTACAAGGCGACGCTATAATGACGATCGCCCACATAGTTCAAACAATGCAAGTACGCGACAGTACTATGCTACTAACAACAGCCAAAGCGGCCCATATGTAAATAAGAAATCTGACATCAGTAGTCGGAGGGGCATGTCTCAATCACGGTATTCAAATAGCAATGTTCACAATACATTAGCGTCTTCGAGTGGATCTCTTCCCACAGAATCTGCTCTGCTTTTGCAACAAAGACCACCTTCAGTTTTGAGATACAACACAGATAATTTGAAGTCTaagtttcattattttgATCCCATAAAAGGCGAGTTCTTCAATAAGGATAAGATGCTTTCGTGGAAGGCTACAGATAAAGAATTTTCTGAAACAGGTTATTACGTAGTCAAAGAGTTACAAGATGGACAGTTTAAgttcaaaataaaacacAGACATCCGGAGATAAAAGCATCCGACCCACGTAATGAAAACGGTATCATGACTAGCGGAAAAGTGGCAACCCACAGAAAATGCAGGAACTCACTAATTCTATTGCCTCGCATATCTTATGACAGGTACTCCTTAGGGCCTCCCCCTTCATGTGAAATAGTTGTCTATCCAGCGCAAGATTCAACAACAACCAATATCCAAGAcatatcaataaaaaactaTTTTAAAAAGTATGGAGAAATTTCTCATTTTGAAGCATTTAATGATCCTAATAGCGCTTTACCTTTGCATGTTTATCTTATAAAGTATGCCAGTTCTGATGGAAAAATTAATGATGCAGCAAAAGCAGCCTTTAGTGCCGTTAGAAAGCACGAATCTTCGGGTTGCTTTATCATGGGCTTCAAGTTCGAAGTGATTTTAAACAAGCattccattttgaataatatcatttctaaatttgttgaaataaATGTCAAAAAGCTACAGAAGTTACAAGAGAACCTGAAGAAGGCTaaagagaaagaagcagaaaacgaaaaagcAAAGGAATTACAGGGCAAAGATATTACCTTGCCCAAGGAACCTAAGGTAGACACATTATCTCATTCGTCCGgaagtgaaaaaagaattccATATGATCTCTTGGGGGTAGTTAATAACAGACCTGTTTTACATGTCtccaaaatatttgttgcCAAACATAGGTTCTGCGTTGAGGACTTTAAATACAAGTTAAGGGGATACAGATGTGCGAAATTTATTGATCATCCAACTGGTAtctatattatttttaatgaCATTGCCCATGCGCAAACATGTTCGAATGCAGAGTCAGGAAATTTAACAATAATGTCTCGGAGCAGAAGAATTCCTATTCTAATAAAGTTTCATCTCATTCTCCCTAGGTTCCAAAACAGAACTAGATTCAATAAATCTAGctcatcttcaaattctacAAATGTACCTATAAAATACGAGTCCAAAGAGGAGTTCATTGAAGCTACAgcaaaacaaatattaaaagatttggaaaagacTTTACATGTTGATATTAAGAAGAGATTGATTGGTCCTACGGTATTTGATGCTTTGGACCATGCAAATTTTCCTGAATTGTTAGCTAAAAGAGAACTAAAggagaaagagaagagaCAACAGATTGCATCTAAAATTGCTGAAGATGAATTGAAACGTAAAGAAGAAGCCAAAAGAGATTTTGATTTGTTTGGTTTATATGGTGGCTATGCAAAATctaataaaagaaatttaaaAAGGCATAATTCACTCGCGTTGGATCATACTTCtttaaagaggaaaaagcTATCCAATGGTATCAAACCAATGGCACATTTACTGAACGAAGAAACCGATTCCAAAGAAACTACCCCATTGAACGATGAAGGGATCACTCGCGTATCAAAAGAacatgatgaagaagacgaaaatatgacatcttcatcttctgaagaagaggaagaagaagctcCAGATAAGAAATTCAAGAGTGAGTCTGAGCCAACCACCCCCGAATCTGATCACCTTCATGGTATTAAGCCGTTAGTACCCGATCAAAATGGGTCGTCTGACGTACTGGATGCTTCTTCGATGTATAAACCTACTGCTACCGAAATTCCCGAACCTGTATATCCACCTGAGGAATATGACTTGAAATATAGTCAGACTTTATCTTCTATGGATTTGCAGAATGCTATCAAAGATGAGGAAGATATGCTAATTTTAAAGCAGTTATTGAGCACATATACTCCTACCGTCACACCAGAAACAAGCGCAGCTCTGGAATATAAAATTTGGCAATCTCGCCGAAAAGTtcttgaagaagagaagGCTTCCGATTGGCAAATAGAGCTTAATGGAACTTTATTTGATAGTGAACTACAACCAGGTAGCTCTTTTAAAGCTGAAGGGTTCAGGAAAATTGCGgataaattaaaaattaaTTACCTACCCCATCGTCGCAGAGTTCACCAACCTTTAAATACGGTGAATATTCACAATGAAAGGAATGAGTACACACCTGAACTTTGTCAAAGAGAAGAATCCTCGAATAAAGAACCTTCAGACTCAGTTCCTCAAGAAGTTTCATCCTCTAGAGATAATAGGGCATCAAATAGAAGATTTCAGCAGGACATAGAGGCACAGAAAGCCGCAATTGGTACGGAATCTGAGCTGCTATCACTAAATCaattaaataaaagaaaaaagccAGTTATGTTCGCTCGTTCAGCAATTCACAACTGGGGTTTATATGCTCTAGACTCTATCGCAGCAAAGGAAATGATTATCGAGTACGTTGGTGAAAGGATCAGGCAACCTGTAGCAGAAATGAGAGAGAAAAGATATCTGAAAAATGGGATTGGATCCAGTTACCTTTTTAGGGTTGATGAAAACACGGTTATTGATGCCACCAAGAAAGGTGGTATAGCCCGTTTCATTAATCATTGTTGTGATCCAAATTGTACGGCAAAGATTATAAAGGTTGGCGGGAGAAGGAGAATTGTTATCTATGCACTGCGTGATATCGCGGCAAGCGAAGAGTTGACATATGATTACAAATTTGAGAGAGAAAAGGATGACGAGGAAAGACTTCCTTGTTTATGTGGAGCACCTAATTGTAAAGGTTTCTTGAACTGA